A genome region from Physeter macrocephalus isolate SW-GA chromosome 4, ASM283717v5, whole genome shotgun sequence includes the following:
- the CD5L gene encoding CD5 antigen-like, with product MALLFFLILAFCTGLGLLESSSRTRLVGGRHRCEGRVEVERDGQWGTVCDDGWDKEDVEVVCRELGCGAATGTPSGTLYKPLAEKEQKILIQEVSCRGMESKLIHCEQVEDVFDCSHKEDAGAMCEIPETVRLVGDPGHCKGRVEVKHKEQWGTVCKAGWNLSAAKVVCRQLGCGRAILTKRCCNKDTQGQGPIWLSEVSCSGQEGSLEDCSSGLWGKNNCTHDEDTWVECEDRFDLRLVGGDTNCSGRLEVLHKGEWGSVCDDGWGEKEEKVVCKQLGCGESIFLSAKARRNFGLGAGRIWLDDVHCSGKEQSLEQCRHRFWGHHNCNHKEDVAMTCLQL from the exons AGTCTTCATCCAGAACGCGACTGGTGGGAGGTCGCCATCGCTGTGAAGGGCGAGTAGAAGTGGAAAGGGACGGCCAGTGGGGCACCGTGTGTGATGACGGCTGGGACAAGGAAGATGTGGAAGTGGTGTGCCGGGAGCTGGGATGTGGAGCAGCCACAGGGACACCCAGTGGTACTTTATATAAGCCATTGgcagaaaaagagcaaaaaatcCTCATCCAAGAGGTCAGCTGCCGTGGGATGGAAAGTAAACTGATTCATTGTGAGCAGGTGGAAGATGTTTTTGATTGCTCCCACAAGGAGGATGCAGGGGCGATGTGTGAAA TTCCAGAGACTGTGCGGCTGGTTGGTGACCCTGGTCACTGCAAAGGGCGAGTGGAGGTGAAGCACAAAGAGCAATGGGGCACCGTGTGCAAAGCAGGCTGGAATCTCTCAGCTGCGAAGGTGGTGTGCCGGCAACTGGGGTGTGGGAGGGCCATACTGACCAAAAGATGCTGCAACAAGGATACCCAGGGCCAAGGGCCCATCTGGCTGAGTGAGGTGTCATGCTCAGGACAAGAAGGAAGCCTTGAGGATTGCTCTTCTGGGCTCTGGGGGAAGAATAACTGCACCCATGATGAGGACACATGGGTCGAATGCGAAG ATCGCTTTGACTTGAGGCTGGTAGGAGGAGACACCAACTGCTCTGGGAGACTGGAGGTGCTGCACAAGGGCGAATGGGGCTCTGTCTGTGATGATGgctggggagaaaaggaggaaaaggtggTGTGCAAGCAACTGGGCTGTGGGGAGTCAATCTTTCTATCTGCCAAAGCCCGGAGAAACTTTGGCCTTGGAGCTGGCCGCATCTGGCTAGATGATGTTCATTGCTCAGGGAAGGAGCAGTCCCTGGAGCAGTGTCGGCACAGGTTCTGGGGGCATCACAACTGCAACCACAAGGAAGATGTGGCCATGACCTGCTTAC AACTGTAG